In Armatimonadia bacterium, a single genomic region encodes these proteins:
- a CDS encoding tetratricopeptide repeat protein, which yields MMPPQAGGAMLARLGRQSLRLLLPAILAAGALTLPAYANEASNAHYRAGMSLYAKGKVHEAEAKFRAAVAADPRSDAAYTGLGIALYAQRKLTDAVAQWRKAVSLNPRNVSAYVNLGAALNDLSKPDDAISACRSALKISPTSPGAHLNLGRALYKKKRFDEAIHEYKAALKTDPRFSQAWLSLGWAWNAKKNTKEAVRCFERFLKLNPTEQSCTCVLKAYIAKYR from the coding sequence ATGATGCCTCCCCAGGCCGGTGGTGCCATGCTTGCCAGATTGGGTAGACAATCCCTTCGCCTTCTCCTGCCGGCGATTCTCGCCGCCGGGGCGCTCACCTTGCCGGCCTATGCCAACGAGGCCTCCAACGCCCACTACCGAGCGGGGATGTCCCTCTACGCAAAGGGCAAGGTCCATGAGGCCGAGGCCAAGTTCCGCGCTGCCGTGGCCGCCGATCCCCGTTCCGACGCCGCCTACACAGGCCTTGGGATCGCCCTCTATGCGCAGCGCAAGCTGACCGATGCCGTCGCCCAGTGGCGCAAGGCGGTCAGCCTGAATCCTCGCAATGTCAGCGCCTATGTCAACCTCGGCGCAGCCCTGAACGATCTCAGCAAGCCCGACGACGCGATCAGCGCCTGCCGGTCCGCCCTCAAGATCAGCCCGACTTCTCCGGGAGCGCACCTCAACCTCGGCCGAGCCCTCTACAAGAAGAAGCGGTTCGACGAGGCGATCCACGAGTACAAGGCGGCCCTCAAGACCGATCCGCGCTTCTCCCAGGCATGGCTCTCGCTCGGCTGGGCCTGGAATGCCAAGAAGAACACGAAAGAGGCCGTGCGCTGCTTCGAGCGCTTCCTCAAGCTCAACCCCACTGAACAGAGCTGCACCTGCGTCCTCAAGGCCTACATCGCGAAGTACCGTTAG